Proteins from a genomic interval of Quercus lobata isolate SW786 chromosome 11, ValleyOak3.0 Primary Assembly, whole genome shotgun sequence:
- the LOC115966893 gene encoding uncharacterized protein LOC115966893 yields the protein MSDDPSKVSVKNADDAASKIEKLPKIRLVIPKRRNVGSCSGATNSKTTDVGTNSNTISLDKKDVNEIVTESRPREIGIDGDGDSCKKATGTSKNDALAIPTSTGVKKISMGPSLKDTSKEVLRGSKFKGDGLHEAHRDSQPCQVDNCNVEGGFFQVCGGHMWSFGVSVNGKPSTYCHSCHLFQNVEDFDEGRHSCKNATGTSKNDALAIPTSTGLKKISMGPSLKDTSKEDLRGSKFKGDGCMMFQNISDFDPGSRICKGRAMVEKEDAPECYPGSTDEALHSSKLLKLTEEMHSSIADMGTQLVRLAEDTERMQQDIEQTQQLVLKGNKKLREEVQTSNKRLREDMEKRYANLQKSFR from the exons ATGTCAGATGATCCATCCAAGGTGTCGGTGAAGAATGCAGATGACGCTGCCTCCAAGATTGAGAAACTTCCAAAAATCAGACTTGTTATTCCCAAAAGAAGAAACGTTGGAAGTTGCAGCGGTGCAACTAATTCCAAGACAACTGACGTTGGGACGAACTCCAACACAATCTCCTTGGATAAGAAGGATGTCAACGAAATTGTCACCGAGTCGCGCCCGCGTGAAATAGGCATCGATGGTGATGGTGATAGTTGCAAGAAGGCAACGGGAACATCAAAAAATGATGCACTGGCTATTCCGACGAGCACTGGAGTAAAGAAAATCTCCATGGGTCCAAGTTTGAAGGACACATCTAAAGAAGTTCTCCGTGGGTCCAAGTTCAAGGGCGATGGACTTCATGAGGCTCACAGAGATTCTCAGCCTTGCCAGGTGGATAACTGCAATGTAGAGGGCGGATTTTTTCAAGTGTGTGGAGGCCACATGTGGTCTTTCGGTGTATCTGTGAATGGCAAACCAAGCACCTATTGCCATTCATGTCACCT GTTTCAGAACGTCGAGGACTTCGACGAAGGGAGGCATAGTTGCAAGAATGCAACGGGAACATCAAAAAATGATGCACTGGCTATTCCGACAAGCACTGGACTAAAGAAAATCTCCATGGGTCCAAGTTTGAAGGACACATCTAAAGAAGATCTCCGTGGGTCCAAGTTCAAGGGCGATGGCTGTATGAT GTTTCAGAATATTTCGGACTTTGATCCAGGGAGTCGGATTTGCAAGGGCCGGGCTATGGTAGAGAAGGAAGATGCACCAGAATGTTATCCGGGCAGTACGGACGAGGCTCTACATTCATCTAAGCTACTGAAGCTCACAGAGGAAATGCACAGCAGCATTGCTGACATGGGGACACAACTGGTCCGTTTGGCTGAAGATACTGAAAGAATGCAGCAAGATATTGAACAAACGCAGCAACTAGTGCTCAAAGGTAATAAAAAATTGCGTGAAGAAGTACAAACAAGCAACAAGCGGCTGCGAGAAGATATGGAAAAAAGATACGCTAACTTGCAAAAGAGCTTCcgatga